The Bacteroidales bacterium genome has a window encoding:
- the dnaK gene encoding molecular chaperone DnaK, whose protein sequence is MGKIIGIDLGTTNSCVSVMEGNEPVVIPNSEGKRTTPSMVAFVEDGERKIGDPAKRQAITNSQNTVSSIKRFMGNSYDEVQQEIKQVSYEVVKGDNNMPRIKIEDRKYTPQEISAMVLQKMKKTAEDYLGQEVTEAVVTVPAYFNDSQRQATKEAGEISGLEVKRIINEPTAASLAYGLDKQDKDQRVAVFDLGGGTFDISILELGEGVFEVKSTYGDTHLGGDDFDQVLIDWLADEFKKEQGVDLKQDPMAVQRLKEAAEKAKIELSSATQTEINLPYIMPVEGVPKHLVKKLSRSKFEQLVDHLVQRTVEPCKKALSDAGYEAKDINEVILVGGSTRIPAVQQTVEQIFGKKPSKGVNPDEVVAIGAAIQGGVLGGDVKDVLLLDVTPLSLGIETMGGVFTKLIEANTTIPTRKSEVFTTAADNQSSVEIHVLQGERPMAKDNKSIGRFHLDGIPPAPRGVPQIEVTFDIDANGILNVSAKDKSTGKEQSIRIEASSGLSEQEIDKMKEEAKQHEEEDKQKKEQVEKLNKADSLIFQTEKQLNEFGDKISEDKKKPIQDALEALKEAHKNEKYDELDQRMEDLNNAWHAASQEIYNAQQQAGGGQQTTGEEQTSGQQQGSSSGKNDNDDGEVTDVDFEEVK, encoded by the coding sequence ATGGGTAAAATTATAGGTATAGACTTAGGAACTACTAACTCATGTGTCTCTGTAATGGAGGGCAACGAGCCGGTTGTTATTCCTAACAGTGAGGGAAAAAGAACTACACCTTCCATGGTAGCATTTGTGGAAGACGGTGAAAGGAAAATTGGCGATCCGGCCAAAAGGCAAGCCATAACAAATTCACAAAACACCGTTTCTTCCATAAAGCGATTCATGGGGAATAGTTATGATGAAGTACAGCAAGAAATTAAGCAGGTATCTTACGAAGTGGTGAAGGGTGACAACAACATGCCCCGGATCAAAATTGAAGACAGGAAATATACGCCCCAGGAGATATCCGCAATGGTATTGCAAAAAATGAAAAAAACTGCGGAAGACTATCTGGGACAAGAGGTTACTGAAGCTGTTGTTACGGTGCCTGCTTATTTCAATGACTCACAAAGACAGGCAACCAAGGAAGCCGGTGAAATTTCCGGACTTGAAGTTAAACGCATCATTAACGAACCCACTGCCGCTTCGCTGGCATACGGCCTGGACAAACAGGATAAAGACCAGCGTGTAGCAGTATTTGATTTAGGTGGTGGTACATTTGACATTTCCATCCTTGAATTGGGTGAAGGTGTTTTTGAAGTAAAATCCACTTACGGAGATACCCATCTGGGTGGCGATGATTTCGACCAGGTACTTATTGACTGGCTTGCTGATGAATTTAAAAAGGAACAAGGAGTAGATCTGAAACAAGATCCGATGGCCGTACAACGGCTTAAAGAAGCTGCTGAAAAGGCAAAAATTGAACTTTCAAGCGCTACTCAAACAGAAATCAATTTGCCGTACATTATGCCGGTTGAAGGTGTACCCAAACACCTTGTAAAGAAACTATCAAGATCCAAATTTGAGCAACTGGTAGATCACTTGGTTCAAAGAACCGTTGAGCCTTGCAAGAAAGCATTGAGCGATGCTGGTTATGAAGCCAAGGACATCAACGAGGTTATTCTGGTTGGAGGATCGACCCGAATTCCGGCCGTTCAGCAAACCGTTGAACAAATATTCGGTAAAAAACCCTCGAAAGGGGTTAATCCGGATGAAGTTGTGGCCATTGGTGCAGCCATCCAGGGCGGAGTACTGGGTGGTGATGTAAAAGACGTACTTCTGCTTGACGTTACTCCGCTTTCACTGGGTATTGAAACCATGGGCGGCGTATTCACCAAGCTGATCGAAGCCAATACCACAATACCAACCAGAAAATCCGAGGTATTTACTACAGCAGCAGATAACCAGTCATCGGTTGAAATTCACGTATTGCAAGGTGAAAGGCCCATGGCTAAAGACAACAAGTCCATTGGCCGTTTCCATCTGGATGGTATTCCACCGGCACCAAGAGGCGTTCCTCAGATTGAGGTAACCTTCGACATCGATGCCAACGGAATACTGAACGTATCAGCTAAGGATAAATCAACCGGAAAAGAACAAAGCATCAGGATTGAAGCTTCTTCAGGATTAAGTGAGCAAGAAATCGACAAGATGAAAGAAGAAGCCAAGCAGCATGAAGAAGAAGATAAGCAGAAAAAAGAACAGGTTGAGAAGCTCAATAAAGCAGATAGTCTGATCTTCCAGACTGAAAAGCAGTTGAATGAATTTGGAGACAAAATCTCCGAAGACAAGAAAAAGCCAATCCAGGATGCACTGGAGGCATTAAAAGAGGCTCATAAGAATGAAAAATACGATGAGCTTGATCAAAGGATGGAAGATCTGAACAATGCATGGCATGCAGCTTCTCAGGAGATATATAATGCACAGCAGCAAGCTGGCGGTGGTCAGCAAACCACAGGAGAAGAGCAAACCTCAGGACAACAACAGGGTTCTTCCTCTGGCAAGAATGATAATGACGACGGGGAAGTAACCGATGTAGACTTTGAAGAGGTGAAATAA